The following are encoded in a window of Chiloscyllium plagiosum isolate BGI_BamShark_2017 chromosome 11, ASM401019v2, whole genome shotgun sequence genomic DNA:
- the prkaa2 gene encoding 5'-AMP-activated protein kinase catalytic subunit alpha-2, translating to MVMEYVPGGELFDYICKHGRVEEAEACRLFQQIISAVDYCHRHMVVHRDLKPENVLLDAQMNAKIADFGLSNMMADGEFLRTSCGSPNYAAPEVISGRLYAGPEVDFWSCGVILYALLCGTLPFDDEHVPTLFKKIRGGVFYIPEYLNRSVANLLMHMLQVDPLKRATIKDIREHEWFKQDLPTYLFPEDPAYDSNVIDEDAVKEVCEKFESTESEVMNSLYSGDPQDQLAVAYHLIIDNRRIMNQASEFYLASSPPTGSFMDDNGLHIPPGVKAHPERMPPLMADSPKARCPLDALNTTKPKPMALKKAKWHLGIRSQSKPYDIMAEVYRAMRQLDYEWKVVNPYHLRVRRKNPVTGNNVKMSLQLYQVDNRSYLLDFMSIDDDIMEQKSGSSTPKRSGSAALLHRPRLSSDAAATDGQPLTPVGSLPTSLTGCLSSISPRNGSHTMDFFEMCASLITTLAR from the exons ATGGTGATGGAATATGTGCCAGGTGGTGAACTTTTTGACTACATCTGTAAACATGGAAGG GTGGAGGAAGCAGAAGCTTGTCGTCTCTTTCAGCAGATTATTTCAGCTGTTGATTATTGTCATAGACACATGGTGGTTCATCGTGATTTGAAGCCAGAGAATGTTCTCCTTGATGCACAAATGAATGCCAAGATAGCTGACTTTG GACTATCTAACATGATGGCTGATGGGGAATTTTTACGCACCAGTTGTGGCTCACCAAATTATGCTGCTCCAGAGGTTATCTCAGGCAG GTTGTATGCAGGCCCAGAGGTGGATTTTTGGAGTTGCGGTGTGATTCTTTACGCCTTACTGTGTGGGACGTTGCCTTTTGATGATGAGCATGTGCCAACACTGTTCAAAAAGATCCGTGGTGGTGTATTTTATATTCCTGAGTATCTGAACCGCTCAGTTGCTAATCTTCTCATGCATATGCTACAGGTTGACCCGCTGAAAAGGGCAACCATTAAAGACATTAG GGAGCACGAATGGTTTAAACAAGATTTGCCAACTTACCTGTTTCCAGAGGATCCTGCGTACGATTCCAATGTCATAGATGAAGATGCAGTGAAGGAAGTTTGTGAAAAGTTTGAATCTACCGAGTCTGAAGTTATGAACAGTTTATATAGTGGTGACCCACAAGACCAGCTGGCTGTTGCTTACCATCTTATTATTGACAATCGGAGAATTATGAATCAAGCTAGTGAGTTTTACCTGGCATCAAGCCCCCCGACAGGTTCGTTTATGGATGATAATGGGTTACATATTCCACCTGGAGTCAAAGCCCATCCTGAGCGCATGCCCCCTCTGATGGCAGACAGCCCAAAGGCACGCTGTCCACTTGATGCACTCAATACCACTAAACCCAAACCAATGGCATTGAAGAAAGCAAAGTGGCACCTTGGAATTCGCAGTCAGAGTAAACCATATGATATAATGGCAGAAGTCTACAGAGCCATGCGACAGTTGGATTATGAATGGAAG GTGGTGAATCCCTACCATCTGCGTGTGCGTAGAAAGAATCCAGTGACAGGGAACAACGTGAAAATGAGTTTACAACTGTATCAAGTTGACAATCGCAGCTACCTGCTAGATTTCATGAGCATTGATG ACGATATTATGGAACAAAAGTCGGGCTCTTCCACTCCCAAACGTTCAGGATCCGCAGCTTTGCTGCACAGGCCAAGACTGAGTTCTGATGCAGCAGCTACTGATGGTCAGCCACTGACTCCCGTTGGATCACTGCCCACTTCTCTGACCGGATGTTTGAGTTCAATAAGTCCCCGAAATGGGAGCCATACAATGGATTTCTTTGAGATGTGTGCTAGCCTTATTACTACACTGGCTCGttga